Below is a genomic region from Staphylococcus carnosus.
GTCCTCCTGACAAACTAGTCTGTAAGAGGTACTGTGTATGAGCTCTTTTATTTATTTCATTGATAAATTACTTCGCATCTTTACCATAAAGTTCTTTCTTAATTTGAGTCGTAGAAATTCCTTCTGTACGTTTAAGATAAATTACTTCGCACTTATCTTTAAGGAAGTCAAACTCGCCTTCCCAATCATGTCCCATGACAAAGGTATCTACATCATAACGTTCTACATCACGTTCTTTTTGTCCCCAGTTTTCCTCGGGAATGACAAGATCTACATAACGAATAGATTCTAACATCATTTTACGTTGTTCATAATTGTAGTATGATTTTTTATTTTTAATACGATTAAATTCGTCAGAAGAAAGTGCAACAATCAAATAGTCGCCCATTTCTCTTGCTCTTCTAAGTAGTTCAATATGACCATAATGCAACAAGTCATATGTTCCATATGTGATAACACGCTTCATCAATCTCTCTCCTCTTTTTTCTTTCACTGTTTAAAAAATACCATAATTCTATTTTAAATTCATTCTCTGTATGAAAATATATAAAAAATAAGCCATATTAAATGGCCTATTTTTTTATCTTTTCAAAGCTTTCTTCAATGCATTACGTCCTCTGAACACACCTATTTTCGGTACTAGTTGCAAATGGAATGCGATATAATTGGG
It encodes:
- the tagD gene encoding glycerol-3-phosphate cytidylyltransferase codes for the protein MKRVITYGTYDLLHYGHIELLRRAREMGDYLIVALSSDEFNRIKNKKSYYNYEQRKMMLESIRYVDLVIPEENWGQKERDVERYDVDTFVMGHDWEGEFDFLKDKCEVIYLKRTEGISTTQIKKELYGKDAK